The window CCTACACAGGAAAGGGGCCGATATTCCAGATCGCGGCCGTGGAAGCCGGCGAAGACGAGGTGGTCGGCGTTACGCGCATCTTCGGGCGCGAGTTCGATACGACCGAGGTGCTGGGCGCCGCCACCGATGCGGAGGGCGACGTCGTGGCGCGCATCTTCCCGGGCTGGCTCACGCTGCCCAGCGATCGCTGGCTCTCGATGGCCAGGCGCTGGCAT of the Candidatus Binataceae bacterium genome contains:
- a CDS encoding cytochrome b/b6 domain-containing protein — translated: MPPSDVMPAPAAARAGSYLYYRHSLPVRVMHWINVIALTILFLSGLNIFSAHPALYWGKSSYTGKGPIFQIAAVEAGEDEVVGVTRIFGREFDTTEVLGAATDAEGDVVARIFPGWLTLPSDRWLSMARRWH